From the Hyphomicrobiaceae bacterium genome, the window CGGCTGCCGTCGTTGCGCGCGTGCGAGAAGATCTTAAAGTGAAGGTAGAGGCGCTGTGCACGTCTTCAGCGCATTCCTTGCAAAAGACGCTCCACGATGCAGGCGAACTCAACGGACTGAGCACTTGTCCGCTGGTGACGCTGCAACTGCAGGCTCGTTGCCGCCATCACATACGCACATTGCTCAACGCCGTCCTGATACGTGGACGCGATGTCTCGCTCGTCACTCGCCTGGCGGACAAGGACGCGCTGCTTGCGATGGAAACTTTTTTCATCGATGAGGCGCGTTTCAAGGAGCTGAGAGTTCTGCGCCGTGTCGCGCGGGCGTCGGCTGGCGGGCTTCGTCGCGTGCGAAGACGCGGGGCAATGGAGGCGGCCGCGACATGAGCGATCGCAAGAGGCCCGTCGATCAAATCGGCCAACGCGCTGCCCAGAGCGACGTATGCCTTATCGTGGAGGGCTGTTACCCTTACGTGCCAGGCGGCGTCTCATCCTGGGTTGACTGGCTGATCCGCTCGCAGCCTAGAACTACGTTTTCGATCGTATCGCTTTGGCCCAAGCCGATGGGCCTCAAGTCGCGCTACGATGCCCCCGACAACGTCGTGAGTTTCGACTCTCTCTTTATCCAGCAGTTCGGCGCACCGCCCCGTCGGCGCAGCATGTCGCCCGCGGCCGTATCAGCTTTGGGGGAGGCCCTCACCGGGCTGATGACGCAGGGAGGACGCGAGCAGCTGTCGATCGTCATGCGTCAGTTGGGTTCCATCGGCCGCGGCGCGGCGCTTGAAGAGCTTTTCAACTCGCCCGCTGCTTGGTCGATCGTCCAGGACATGTACCGGCGCGAAATGCCAAACGGCTCGTTTCTGGATTATTTCTGGGCTTGGCGCGCATTGCTAAGCGGCCTCTTCGCTGTTCTCAAACACCCGCTGCCGAAAGCGAAAGTCTATCACACAATTTCGACCGGTTATGCGGGCATGTTGGCGGCGCGTGCCAGCCTTGAGACGGGCCGCCCATCGATTTTGACCGAGCATGGCATCTATACCAATGAGCGTCGTATCGAACTGTTGATGGCTGATTGGGTCGCCGACACCATCGACAAGGGCCACGCATTGGACGATCCGCGTTTCGATTTGCGCGATATGTGGGTGAGGGCGTTCGAAGCGTACGCGCGTACCTGCTATGAGGCAGCGAGTGATGTCGTAACGCTCTATCGCGACAATCAGGGACCACAACGCAATCTGGGGGCCCGCGAGGAGCAGCTAGCGGTCATCGCCAACGGCATCGACGTCAAGCGGTTTTCGCATCTGGCTGTCGCCGGACCCGACGTGCCCCCGACCATTGCACTCATTGGGCGTGTTGTGCCGATCAAGGATGTGAAAACCTTTATCGAGGCAGCTCATCTGCTTGCGCCGCGCGTGCCGAATTTGCGCGCCTGGATCGTCGGACCAACCGAGGAGGATGCGGGCTACTACACCGAGTGCAAGGCGCTCGTCGAAGCGCACGGGTTGGCTAAGACCGTCGAGTTCACGGGACCCGTCAACATCGTCGACTATCTCGACAAGATCCACGTCATGGCTTTGACGAGCCTGAGTGAAAGCCAGCCCCTAGTGATCCTTGAAGCGGGCGCTGCTGGAATCCCCTTCATTGCCACCGATGTCGGCTCGTGCCGTGAGATCATCGAAGGTCCCGCTGGCGAAACCCCCCATCTCGGCGCTGGCGGAAGGATCACCCATCTTGCCGCCGCCGACGAAATTGCGGACGCTGCCTTTGCGTTACTCGCAGATGAGACGCTGAGGCGGCGTTGCGGAGAGGCGCTTAAGGCGCGGGTCTCAACTTATTACACCTCGCAGCGTGCTGCGGGCGCGTATGCGGAGCTCTACGGTCGGTTGACGGAGGCTCCATCGACGCGGGTCGGCCTCATCCAAGATCAGGGGGCGGCATAGATGGCAGGCATCGGCTTTGCTTTGCGTGCGCTGAGAAATCAGGAGTCGCTCTCAGCCGTCGTGAAAGCTTCCGGCCATGCTGCGGTAATCGCCGCCGGTCCATGGCTGTTTACAATCGTGAGTCTCGCAACGATCACCGGCTTTACCGAGGCGATAGCCGGACATGGACCGCTCGCCACGTTCCGCGCCGTCATCATCTACGCCTTCGCGACGTCGCTCGTATTGACTGCGCCGATTACCATTGTGGCAACGCGACTGCTTGCAGACAGGCTATGGCGCCGGGACACAGATGGAGTTCCCCCGCTGATGCTGGCAAGTTTCCTTGCCGCGCTCTGCGTGGTTGCGCCTGGTGTGTTGGCGCTCACTCTCTATTTTCACGTGCCGGTGCGGTTGGGCGTCGCGCTTTATTCGGCCGCGTCTATCGTCGCGCTGATCTGGGTTGCGTTGGCGTTCTGTGGGGCGGTGCGCGATTATCGCGCGATCACGTATTCCTTTCTTGCGGGGTTGTTCGTGTCGGTCGCTTGCGCCACTGCGAGCGCGCTGATGGGATTGGGTGCTGAAGGCATGGTGTGGGGTTTCTCTGCGGGGCTTGCGCTTACCTTCCTCGGCCTCACCTTAAGGGTTCTTTCGACTTTCCCCGCGCCAACGACGACGCTTGTTCCAGCGTTGAAAGAGCTGGCGGCGGGACATGTCGAATACCGCTTTCTCGCGCTTGGTGCTCTGTTGGGCACAGCGGCAATATGGATCGACAAGTGGGTCTTCTGGTTCTCGGCTGAAGGGCAGACGGTCGATGGCGGGCTCATTCACGCGCCGCTCTATGACAGCGCGATGTTTATCGCTTCACTGGTCATCATTCCCGCGCTTGCGCAATTTGTCATGAAACTCGAAACGGAATTTTTCGAACGCTACCAGGCCTACTTCGGTGCCGTGCAGGACCACGGAACCATTGAGCAGATCGAAGCTCAAAGGCAGAAGCTGGAAGGCTTTTCGTTTGAGAGCTTGACGTTGATTGCGGTGTCGCAATTTGCGCTGGGTGCTGTTCTGGCTCTTTCAGCGCCGGCGATCGTGGAAGTGCTAAATCTGCAGTTCCGTCAGATCGCAATATTGCGATTTGGGGCACTGGGGTCGGTGTTCCTGTTCATATTCATTGCGGCGACGTCCATTGTCGTGTTCTTCGACCGACGGCGGATTTATTGCGCGTTGCAGGGATTGTTTCTCGTCTTGAACGGTGGGCTGGCAATGCTGACAGCATCCTGGGGTGAGGAGTACTACGGCGCCGGATATTTCCTGGCTGCGTTCATCGCGGCGGCAGTGGCACTTGTCGTCGCCGACCGCACCCTCGCAAGGCTCAACTACCTCACGTTCATCGGCAACAATCCGTCGATCAAAGGCGCGGTACGCCGTTAAGTCAGGAGTCGTCGCTGTTTGATCCTGATTTGGGCGTCGACCACGCTGCGGCGGCGGGCGGTGGCGCTGCTGTGCGTCGCGGCGTTTGCGCGTGAGACGATCCAGACTGTCCTGACGAGGATGGACCTGAGGCCGCAGCTGGTGGCGGCGCAGCGCTTCGCCTAGACGAGGCGGATGCAGCCGACGAAGGTCCATCGCCTCCGGCGAAAACAGGCGGGGCTTGCGCGGTGCGTGGAAGGTTGGTGCGCGTCGAAGGAACGGGCGCATCGCTAATCGGTGTGGGTTGACCGGTGTCCAGTCCCATCCGGCGCATTTCCGCGAACGCCGAAGCTCGCCCCAACGAATAGGCGCCATAAACGAGTGCGGCGACAAGCACGAGCACGACCACAGCCCAGACTGTTTCCATTTCGGTTCTCCTACGCGAGCTTCGCCAGGTGAAGCAGGCCACGGAGCAACCTTAAAGTGCTTTGCGGTCTCTGAAAACTGAGGCAAACCACGAAGAAGCTCGTCGGCAGCCTAGGCAGACTTGGCCTTTTAGCGGAGCGACGCCTTGCACCCCTTGGCAGAGTTCGTCCGGAGGTCAGGGGGAAGGGTCGTTGTCGGCGGGTTCGGGCGTCTCAGGCTGATTGTCGCTTGAGGTGGGCGGGGTTGCGCCGCCGCCCAGGTTCAACCGATCGAGGAGACGCTCTGCGAGATACAGACGAAAGCCCTCACGTCTGGCGACCTTTTGCACGTGTTCGACCTTCGCCGCCTCGTTGACGTAGGAGAGCAGAAAAATGCTCAAGCCTGCTCGGCGGGCCTTACGCAGATAGGCCAGACTGTCACGTACCATTTCGGGGGAGTTGGGTTCGGCGGAGTTGTTCTGTCCGCCGTAGAGCAGATCTTCTTTCGCCAAGCCATCGAGACGTTCGCGCAAGGCGGCAAAGCGCACAAGCTCCTCCGCGTTCTGCATGATCACTAGAAAGCCCGGATCCTTGCGGTGAGCGTGATCGGCCAGACGCAGCAGGTAGCTCACCATGGCGTCTTCGGTTTCCGCGGTGTCGTGACCTTCATCCTGAAAAGCGTCGGCGCGGTCGAGATAAACGCCGTCGAACCCTGCCGCCATGATGTGATCGAGATAACTGTTGGGGGTGCCGAAAATAATCGATTGCCACTCCGGATCGGTGAAGGTCACCAGATAATTGCCCGGCCACTCGGGATTTTCAGCGCCAAGCCAAGAGGGACGCGTCTCCGACGATTGCCACTCCGGCTTCCAGTAATAACGATAGCTTTCGGCTTCTCCGATCGACAAGTAGGCGATAACCAGACGTCTGCCGCCATCGGCCTTATGCTTGAGCGCCTCCACCTGTTTTCGGCTGAAAGGCGTTTCTGTCGATTGATCGGGATGGGGCGCATGATCCACGACGATCATGTCGAACTGCGAGCCTTGAATCTGGGCAGCATCCAAATGCCGGAATTGGACCGCCCATGTGTGGACCGTCGCGAGTTCGGCGCGCCGCGAATTGATTCTTTCGCGAGCCGTGCTTGAGTTTTTGACGGCTTCAGCCTCAACCGATGGGCCGACGAACAACATGGCGGCCATCATGGTGACACCGGCAACCGTTCCGCCGGTGGTCAGGAAAATAGGCAGCAGAATTGATAGTGATCGTTTCAAACGTCGGCCCGATCGGCTGATGGCGCAAATACGCGCCGTCAGTGGCTCGCATGGGCGAACCACAAAACATCAAGAGGTCTGGGTCCGAAATAGGGGATAAAGCCCTGCGCTTCAATCTTGGCTTTGTCGGCGGCCCGCTTGGCGGGGTCCTTGAGATAGTCGAGCACGAACACGGGTCGGCCTGCGTCGCGGGCCAGCTTAAGGTTCTCCAAGGTCTCATTCACCATTGCGGGGGCGTTGGCCCGCTCCGTGTGGTCCGCGCCGTAGAACAGATCCTCTTTGGCGACCGCGTCTATGACGTTTACCATTTCCTTGCGCGCAAGCAGCTCTTCGGCGTTCTGAAGGATGACGATGAAATTTGGGTTCTTCTTGCGCGCATGTGCGGCCAGACGCGCGACAAACGCGACCATCCGCCTGGCGGCGTCAGGGCATTGATCTTCGACTTCCGAGTAGACGTCCACGCGGTCGAGGTAGACACCGTCAAAGCCTTCCTCGATCAGGCGGTAAAGTGGCGATGGTTCGATGCTGTTGTAGACACTGCGGCCGTCGTCATCGCCAAGAATCGTGCGTTGCCAGCCTTCCTCGCAAAAGCGGATCCGCCGGTTGCCCTTCCAGCGCTCGTTTTCCGACAGCAGCCAATCGGGTGCGTCCTCGGTCATATACTCAGGAGTGAAGTAATCGGGCCGGTAATCCTCAGCCTCTCCGATCGATAGATAGGAGATCAATAGCCTGGGACTGCCGTCGGGTTTGACCTTGAGCTGGTTAATCTCGCGAGGGGTCAGGGCACGGCCGCCCTTGGCGCCGGAAGTCGCATCAGTGACCAGCATGTCGAAGGGTGCGCTACGCGCTGCGGCCGGGTCGAGTTCCTGGAGCTGGATGCCCCAGCTTTTCACCACATCCAGTCGAGCGGCTCTGGCTGACCGGGTCGGATCGCCCTGGGGAGTAGGCGAGGTATGGGCTGGGTTGGGCGGGCGAACGGCTGGAGCGGGGGTAGGGACCGCCTCAGTGACGCCGCCGCCGGTTTCCGCCCGGGCCGCCGTGTGCGTCGGGCCGCCGGCATCACGCGCGAAGGCGCTGGCCGGGAGAGAAGCTCCTGCCAGAGTGGCGACGGCAATGATGAAACCGAACCTGCACGCGCACATTGAGGTGTGCCAATTCACGGTGATGACAGCGCCTGCGAGTTTGGCCTCGAGGCATTAAAGATCGCCGTAGGATGTCTCAGAGGCGCGCAGCGAAACTAAGGCTCAGCGAGGGACTAGAGATCGCCGTCTCTGCAGCTGTGGCGCGCGGGCAAAACCTAACCCTGGAGCGCCTGTGAGCTGGCGTCCGGGAAGTCTTCCATGCTTTGCCTAGCCTTTGGGCGAACTTAGTTTTTCGAGGCCGTCACATGCGTATCCGAGGCCCGTGCGGGCTCATCGGCGTAGGCATAAAGGCAACAGGCTGCGCCAATGCCTACGGCCATAATGAACAGCCAAAGCGCCGATCGCTTCGCCAGCCAGCCAATTGTCAGATGCGAAGAGTCGGTATGATGCGTATCGGTCGCCGACGCCGGAGACGAAGCCATGTGCCCTCTATTCCCGTGAAGCTGTGATTTGCCGCTGACAGCCCGTGTTTGAATGCACCTGAAATTGGGGCTGTTACAAGAGTGTTTGCATCCGTGGACGCGAATCAGATGCAGAGTGTGTCGCGTCCGCCGCGCTTTGGGTCGCGCAGCGGGTCGTCCGCCGGCAGATCAAATTCCTTGCCAGTTCATTTGCATCGATTCCTGCGTCAGTTGTGCACAAATTCAGGGGTTGTTAAGCAACAGTCCTGTGACAAATGCGCCTGAACGATAAATAGGCACTTGATGTGTCCGCCAAGTTCTTGTGCAATTAATCTGATGTACATAACTTGTTCCGAACATTGGAACGTCAAAAAAAGCAGACTGCCGAGGACACGCTCAGGGAAAGTTGGGTCGCTCTAGTTGAGTGGCTCGCCTCTCACACACCTGGGGGTGTCCGATGATTGAACTTGTGGTTGCGGTTTGCATGATAGATCAGCCGTCCCAGTGCAAGGACGTCTACCTGAACTTTGAAGGCGCCAGTGTCACGCCTCAGCAGTGTATGATGAATGGCCAGATGGAGATGGCCAAATGGATAGGCGACCACCCAAATTGGCAGATTAAAAGGTGGCGCTGCGGGATCGCTGGTCAAATGGCCAAGATCTGAGCTGACGTAAATTTCTCTCGCCCCGGTTGACAGTGAGGGGCGTCGTGCCCTCCTTGGCGGAAAAGATCCGCCAAGTGAAGGGACGAAACAATGTCAGAGACATCAGCTCAAAAGTTCGCAACGCTTGCTGTTCATGCCGGAGCCGCGCCTGATCCGGCCACCGGCGCCCGAGTTACACCAATCTATCAGACCGCGTCCTATGTGTTTCAGGACGCCGATCACGCCGCCCAGCTCTTCGGACTACAGGCGTTCGGCAACATCTACACGCGCATCACCAATCCGACGCAGTCGGTCCTGGAGGGCCGCATGGCGGCGCTGGAGGGTGGCACTGCGGCGTTGGCGGTGTCATCCGGTCACGCGGCCCAGTTTCTCACCTTCCACACGTTGCTCGAGCCGGGCGATGAGTTCATCGCTGGCAGCCAGCTGTACGGCGGCTCGATCAACCAGTTCAACCATTCCTTCAAAAAGTTCGATTGGCGCGTTGTCTGGGCAAACTCGCTCGATCCAGCCTCCTTCGAGCGGGCGCTGACGCCGAAGACGCGCGCGATTTTCATTGAGAGCATCGCAAATCCTGGTGGCATCGTCGTCGACATCGAAGCCATCTCGAAAATTGCCAAGAAGGCGGGCGTTCCGCTCATCGTCGACAACACGCTCGCAACACCTTACCTGTGCCGTCCCAAGGATTTCGGCGCCGATGTCGTCGTTCACAGCCTCACCAAGTTCATCGGCGGGCATGGCAACTCGATTGGCGGTGTGCTTGTCGATTGCGGCACCTTCGACTGGATGGGAAGCAAGAACCGCTACAAGACTCTGGTGGAGCCAAACGCCTCCTATAACGGCATGGTCCTAGGCGAGATATTCGGCAACATGGCCTTTGCTATTGCAGCCCGCGTGATGGGCCTTCGCGATATCGGTCCGGCGATCTCGCCGTTTAATGCATTCTTGCTGCTGACAGGAGCCGAGACGCTTCCACTGCGTATGCAGCGCCACTCAGACAACGCGCTGGCGGTTGCCCGTTTTCTGAAGGATCACCCTAAAGTTGCTTGGGTGAACTATGCTGGTCTGCCCGGCAACGACAGCTATGAGCGTCACAAGAAGTACTGCCCCAAGGGTGCAGGTGCCGTGTTCACGTTCGGGCTCAAGGGCGGTTACGAGGCCGGCGTGAAGCTTGCGTCCTCGCTCAAGTTGTTCTCGCTATTGGCCAACATCGGCGATACGCGCAGTCTCGTCATCCATCCAGCTTCCACGACCCACCGTCAGCTGACGGACGAACAGCGCGTCGCGGCCGGAGCGGGACCCGATGTCGTGCGCTTGTCCGTTGGCATCGAGGATGAAGCCGACATCATCGCGGATCTTGCCCAGGCGCTGGATGCGCTCTGATCTAAACTTGTAAGAAGAGGGACGTCACGGCAATGAAGTATCAACTCGTTCTGCAATTCCAGGGCGATGACGAAGAGACGCTCGACAAGGTCGTCGCTTTGGAAGATCAGCTCATAGAGGAGTTGGGTGCATCGACAATAGCGGAGGTCGATGGTCACGAGGAAGGCGATGGCTCGATCTACGTTATGATCGAGACCAAAAATCCAAGCAAGGTGTGGGAACGCATCGAGCCACTCGTGGAAGCCGCTGCCTCGGAAGATCTCGAGGCGATGGCCGTCGCCTACCGCGAACGTGACAGCGAAGATTACACTGTCCTTTGGCCCGCCGACTACGAGGGCGAATTCGAGGTCGTCTAGCCGCGCTTCATTGCGGGAGGTGATTTCCTTACGTGCAGTTTTGCCAGCATTTGGACACGAAAAGACGTATGAACAACGAAACAACAATTCGGTCCTAGGGAGGTTTTAGATGCGCAAAGTTCTGCTTGGGGTTTTGCTCGGCGTCGCGACGACCGGCAGTGCCATTGCAGCCGATTCCAAGTCTTTTTGTCCCGAAGGGCCTGCGACGATCACGGGCACCATCGGGGTGAACCGTCTTTTCGATCCGCCGGACTATTGGGTTGGAGAGTCCATGCCCTGCCGCATCCATCTGATCGAACTCGATGCCCCGGACGCAACTTGCGTCGAGGGAGCAAAGTTTTCCGTCACCGGCAAGGTTGAGTACGTGAAGGAAGATGGCGAGATCAGCTTGGTGCAGATCGTCAAGCCCGACAAACTCACTTGCGAGAAGAAGTAAGCCTTCTTGGATCGTCCGTGAATGCAGAAACGGCGCGCAGGTCTTGCGCGCCGTTTCTATTTTGGAAAAAAGTACGCGGCCGTCTAGATCAGCGCGCCTTGACGTAGCTTCCAGGTGCGTCCTCGATGACGCCAAGTTTGGCGCCGGGTTCGCGCGCCGGAATTTTTGCCCCCGATCGCGTGTTGAGCCACTTGATCCAGTACGGCCACCATGAGCCAGGGTGTTCCTTGGCGCTCTTGATCCAGTCATTCAACTCCGCCGCGTCGTCGTTGCCGTCGGTCCAGAATTGATACTTGACCTTGTCGGGCGGGTTGACGACGCCGGCAATGTGGCCAGAACCGGCGAGCACGAACTCGACAGGGCTGCTGAACATCTTGGAGCCGCGATAGACCGAAGCAGCCGGCGCGATGTGGTCTTCGCGCGTTGCAACCTCGAAAACTGGCAGCTTAATGCGGCTTAGGTCCAGTTTCGTGCCCGCAATCGTCATGTCGCCGCGGGCCAGCCGGTTCTCATTGTAGAACTC encodes:
- a CDS encoding endo alpha-1,4 polygalactosaminidase, with protein sequence MNWHTSMCACRFGFIIAVATLAGASLPASAFARDAGGPTHTAARAETGGGVTEAVPTPAPAVRPPNPAHTSPTPQGDPTRSARAARLDVVKSWGIQLQELDPAAARSAPFDMLVTDATSGAKGGRALTPREINQLKVKPDGSPRLLISYLSIGEAEDYRPDYFTPEYMTEDAPDWLLSENERWKGNRRIRFCEEGWQRTILGDDDGRSVYNSIEPSPLYRLIEEGFDGVYLDRVDVYSEVEDQCPDAARRMVAFVARLAAHARKKNPNFIVILQNAEELLARKEMVNVIDAVAKEDLFYGADHTERANAPAMVNETLENLKLARDAGRPVFVLDYLKDPAKRAADKAKIEAQGFIPYFGPRPLDVLWFAHASH
- a CDS encoding O-acetylhomoserine aminocarboxypropyltransferase, with product MSETSAQKFATLAVHAGAAPDPATGARVTPIYQTASYVFQDADHAAQLFGLQAFGNIYTRITNPTQSVLEGRMAALEGGTAALAVSSGHAAQFLTFHTLLEPGDEFIAGSQLYGGSINQFNHSFKKFDWRVVWANSLDPASFERALTPKTRAIFIESIANPGGIVVDIEAISKIAKKAGVPLIVDNTLATPYLCRPKDFGADVVVHSLTKFIGGHGNSIGGVLVDCGTFDWMGSKNRYKTLVEPNASYNGMVLGEIFGNMAFAIAARVMGLRDIGPAISPFNAFLLLTGAETLPLRMQRHSDNALAVARFLKDHPKVAWVNYAGLPGNDSYERHKKYCPKGAGAVFTFGLKGGYEAGVKLASSLKLFSLLANIGDTRSLVIHPASTTHRQLTDEQRVAAGAGPDVVRLSVGIEDEADIIADLAQALDAL
- the pelF gene encoding GT4 family glycosyltransferase PelF, with protein sequence MSDRKRPVDQIGQRAAQSDVCLIVEGCYPYVPGGVSSWVDWLIRSQPRTTFSIVSLWPKPMGLKSRYDAPDNVVSFDSLFIQQFGAPPRRRSMSPAAVSALGEALTGLMTQGGREQLSIVMRQLGSIGRGAALEELFNSPAAWSIVQDMYRREMPNGSFLDYFWAWRALLSGLFAVLKHPLPKAKVYHTISTGYAGMLAARASLETGRPSILTEHGIYTNERRIELLMADWVADTIDKGHALDDPRFDLRDMWVRAFEAYARTCYEAASDVVTLYRDNQGPQRNLGAREEQLAVIANGIDVKRFSHLAVAGPDVPPTIALIGRVVPIKDVKTFIEAAHLLAPRVPNLRAWIVGPTEEDAGYYTECKALVEAHGLAKTVEFTGPVNIVDYLDKIHVMALTSLSESQPLVILEAGAAGIPFIATDVGSCREIIEGPAGETPHLGAGGRITHLAAADEIADAAFALLADETLRRRCGEALKARVSTYYTSQRAAGAYAELYGRLTEAPSTRVGLIQDQGAA
- a CDS encoding endo alpha-1,4 polygalactosaminidase, which gives rise to MKRSLSILLPIFLTTGGTVAGVTMMAAMLFVGPSVEAEAVKNSSTARERINSRRAELATVHTWAVQFRHLDAAQIQGSQFDMIVVDHAPHPDQSTETPFSRKQVEALKHKADGGRRLVIAYLSIGEAESYRYYWKPEWQSSETRPSWLGAENPEWPGNYLVTFTDPEWQSIIFGTPNSYLDHIMAAGFDGVYLDRADAFQDEGHDTAETEDAMVSYLLRLADHAHRKDPGFLVIMQNAEELVRFAALRERLDGLAKEDLLYGGQNNSAEPNSPEMVRDSLAYLRKARRAGLSIFLLSYVNEAAKVEHVQKVARREGFRLYLAERLLDRLNLGGGATPPTSSDNQPETPEPADNDPSP
- the pelG gene encoding exopolysaccharide Pel transporter PelG — encoded protein: MAGIGFALRALRNQESLSAVVKASGHAAVIAAGPWLFTIVSLATITGFTEAIAGHGPLATFRAVIIYAFATSLVLTAPITIVATRLLADRLWRRDTDGVPPLMLASFLAALCVVAPGVLALTLYFHVPVRLGVALYSAASIVALIWVALAFCGAVRDYRAITYSFLAGLFVSVACATASALMGLGAEGMVWGFSAGLALTFLGLTLRVLSTFPAPTTTLVPALKELAAGHVEYRFLALGALLGTAAIWIDKWVFWFSAEGQTVDGGLIHAPLYDSAMFIASLVIIPALAQFVMKLETEFFERYQAYFGAVQDHGTIEQIEAQRQKLEGFSFESLTLIAVSQFALGAVLALSAPAIVEVLNLQFRQIAILRFGALGSVFLFIFIAATSIVVFFDRRRIYCALQGLFLVLNGGLAMLTASWGEEYYGAGYFLAAFIAAAVALVVADRTLARLNYLTFIGNNPSIKGAVRR